The following coding sequences lie in one Erwinia amylovora genomic window:
- the arcB gene encoding aerobic respiration two-component sensor histidine kinase ArcB, giving the protein MKQIRLLAQYYVDLMVKLGLIRFSLLLASALVVLAMIVQMAVTMVLHGHVESIDMVRSVFFGLLITPWAVYFLSVVVEQLEESRQRLERLVDKLEEMRKRDLELNQQMQGNIIRLNQEIADRIKAEEERLQVMARLKDEMSRREEAQIELEQQSSFLRSFLDASPDLVFYRNSDRQFSGCNRAMELLTGKSEKQLIGLSPKEVYDDDAATKVLETDEKVFHHNVSLTYEQWLQYPDGRKACFEIRKVPYYDRVGKRSGLMGFGRDITERKRYQDALENASREKTTFISTISHELRTPLNGIVGLSRILLDSHLDQEQLKYLKTIHVSAITLGNIFNDVIEMDKMERRKVQLDTQPMDFTGFLADLENIAGLLVEPKGLKFVLETQPPLPHKILADGTRLRQILWNLIGNAVKFTRQGEIVVRVGYQSEECLRFDVQDSGIGIPLDEQDKIFAMYYQVKDRRGGKPATGTGIGLAVSRRLAQSMGGDISVSGAPGKGSCFTLIVNAPRVAEVAQNDGAEEELPLPALHVLLVEDIELNVVVARSVLEKLGNSVEVAMSGQAALDMFDPDEFDLVLLDIQLPDMTGLDVARAIHLRYPDAPLPPLVALTANVLKDKREYLDAGMDDVLSKPLAVPALTAMIKGYWDCQPEDRTADPEPGMGEKELALLDLPMLEQYMELVGPGLIHQSLAIFKQMMPGYLAVLDSNMMARDQKGIVEEGHKIKGAAGSVGLMHLQQVAKQIQSPELPAWWDNVQEWIDELKLEWRNDMEVLRQWVTDAEKK; this is encoded by the coding sequence ATGAAGCAAATTCGTTTGTTAGCGCAGTACTACGTTGATTTAATGGTAAAACTAGGCCTAATTCGCTTCTCGTTGCTGCTGGCTTCAGCGCTGGTTGTACTGGCGATGATTGTTCAAATGGCCGTCACGATGGTACTGCACGGGCACGTTGAAAGCATTGATATGGTGCGTTCGGTGTTTTTTGGCCTGCTGATAACCCCCTGGGCGGTCTATTTTCTCTCGGTAGTGGTGGAACAGCTGGAAGAATCGCGCCAGCGGCTGGAGCGGCTGGTGGATAAGCTGGAGGAGATGCGCAAACGCGACCTTGAGCTGAATCAGCAAATGCAGGGCAATATCATCCGCTTAAACCAGGAGATTGCCGATCGTATTAAAGCAGAAGAGGAGCGTCTGCAGGTCATGGCGCGGCTTAAAGATGAGATGTCGCGGCGTGAAGAGGCGCAGATAGAACTCGAACAACAATCCTCATTTCTGCGCTCTTTTCTTGATGCCTCACCGGACCTGGTGTTCTACCGCAACAGCGATCGTCAGTTTTCCGGCTGTAACCGGGCAATGGAGCTGCTGACGGGCAAAAGTGAAAAACAGCTGATTGGACTGTCGCCCAAAGAAGTCTATGACGACGATGCGGCCACCAAGGTGCTGGAAACTGACGAAAAAGTATTCCATCACAATGTCTCACTCACCTATGAACAGTGGCTGCAATATCCTGATGGGCGCAAAGCCTGCTTTGAAATCCGTAAGGTGCCCTATTACGACCGGGTGGGTAAACGCAGCGGGCTGATGGGCTTCGGACGCGATATAACCGAGCGTAAGCGCTATCAGGACGCGTTAGAGAACGCCAGCAGGGAAAAGACTACCTTTATTTCAACGATCAGCCACGAGCTGCGTACGCCGCTTAATGGCATTGTCGGTTTAAGCCGTATTCTGCTGGACAGCCATCTCGACCAGGAACAGCTCAAGTACCTCAAAACGATCCATGTGTCGGCCATTACCCTCGGCAACATTTTTAATGATGTGATCGAAATGGACAAAATGGAACGACGTAAAGTGCAGCTGGATACTCAGCCGATGGATTTCACCGGCTTCCTTGCTGACCTGGAAAATATCGCCGGGCTGCTGGTCGAGCCGAAAGGGCTAAAGTTTGTGCTGGAAACGCAGCCGCCGCTGCCCCACAAAATCCTGGCCGACGGTACACGCTTACGTCAGATCCTGTGGAATCTGATTGGTAATGCGGTGAAATTCACCCGGCAGGGTGAAATTGTGGTGCGTGTCGGCTATCAGAGCGAAGAGTGCCTGCGTTTTGATGTCCAGGATTCCGGTATTGGCATCCCTCTGGATGAGCAGGACAAGATATTTGCCATGTATTATCAGGTGAAGGATCGCCGCGGCGGTAAACCTGCTACCGGCACCGGCATTGGTCTGGCTGTTTCACGTCGGCTGGCTCAAAGCATGGGTGGGGATATCAGCGTTTCAGGCGCACCCGGCAAAGGATCGTGCTTTACCCTGATTGTTAACGCGCCGCGCGTGGCGGAAGTAGCACAGAACGATGGTGCTGAAGAAGAACTGCCGCTGCCGGCCCTGCATGTCCTGCTGGTAGAAGACATTGAGCTGAATGTCGTGGTGGCCCGCTCCGTGCTTGAGAAGCTGGGCAACAGCGTGGAAGTGGCGATGAGCGGTCAGGCAGCGCTGGATATGTTTGACCCGGATGAGTTCGATCTGGTGTTGCTGGATATTCAGCTACCGGATATGACCGGGCTGGATGTGGCGCGCGCTATTCATCTGCGCTATCCCGATGCACCGCTGCCACCGCTGGTGGCGCTGACGGCCAACGTGCTGAAGGACAAACGGGAATATCTGGATGCCGGCATGGATGACGTGTTGAGCAAACCGCTGGCGGTACCTGCACTGACGGCAATGATCAAAGGATACTGGGATTGCCAGCCAGAGGATCGCACGGCGGATCCTGAGCCTGGCATGGGGGAAAAGGAGCTGGCGTTACTCGATTTACCGATGCTGGAACAGTATATGGAGCTGGTTGGCCCCGGGTTAATCCACCAAAGCCTGGCGATATTTAAGCAGATGATGCCCGGATATCTGGCGGTGCTGGACTCGAATATGATGGCTCGCGACCAGAAAGGGATTGTGGAAGAGGGGCACAAAATTAAGGGTGCAGCGGGTTCTGTTGGCCTGATGCATTTGCAGCAGGTGGCTAAACAGATTCAAAGCCCGGAGCTGCCGGCATGGTGGGACAACGTTCAGGAATGGATCGATGAACTTAAACTTGAGTGGCGGAATGATATGGAAGTTTTACGGCAATGGGTAACAGACGCTGAAAAAAAATGA
- the npr gene encoding PTS phosphocarrier protein NPr: MSIKQTVEIKNKLGMHARPAMKLFELVQSFDAEVLLRNESGTEAEASSVIALLMLDSAKGGHIEVEASGPEEEKALAAVIDLFNAGFDED; the protein is encoded by the coding sequence ATGAGCATAAAGCAGACCGTTGAGATTAAAAACAAGCTGGGTATGCACGCCCGCCCGGCGATGAAGCTGTTTGAGTTAGTACAAAGTTTTGATGCCGAAGTGCTGCTACGCAATGAAAGCGGCACAGAAGCCGAAGCCAGCAGCGTTATTGCCCTGCTGATGCTGGATTCTGCTAAAGGCGGCCATATTGAGGTGGAGGCCAGCGGCCCCGAGGAAGAGAAAGCGCTGGCGGCGGTCATCGACCTGTTTAATGCCGGTTTTGATGAAGACTGA
- the mtgA gene encoding monofunctional biosynthetic peptidoglycan transglycosylase encodes MSHGQNSRLKSVRYWIIRLVLGVTGLWLSGLVVFAFVPVPFSAVMVERQLAAWFSGDFSYVAHSDWVDMPDISPWMALAVIAAEDQKYPTHWGFDLAAIQSVLDSDGEKKKMRGASTLSQQTAKNVFLWDGRSWVRKGLEAGLTLGIESVWTKRRILTVYLNVAEMGKGVFGVEQAAQRYFHKPASRLTRSEAALLAAVLPAPLHFRADAPSAYLRQRQQWILRQMRQLGGEGFLREHKLQ; translated from the coding sequence ATGAGCCACGGCCAAAACAGCAGGTTAAAGTCTGTCAGGTACTGGATTATTCGTCTGGTGCTGGGCGTAACGGGTTTATGGTTGAGCGGTTTAGTGGTTTTTGCTTTTGTGCCGGTACCTTTCTCTGCTGTGATGGTTGAGCGGCAGTTGGCGGCATGGTTTAGCGGCGACTTCAGCTATGTCGCCCACTCGGACTGGGTTGACATGCCGGATATATCACCGTGGATGGCGCTGGCGGTGATCGCCGCTGAAGATCAAAAGTATCCCACTCACTGGGGATTTGATCTTGCGGCAATCCAGTCGGTGCTGGACAGCGATGGCGAGAAAAAGAAGATGCGTGGCGCCTCGACGTTATCGCAGCAGACGGCTAAAAATGTTTTCCTCTGGGACGGGCGCAGCTGGGTACGCAAAGGGCTGGAAGCCGGATTAACCCTGGGCATAGAGTCTGTCTGGACCAAGCGGCGGATCCTCACCGTTTATCTTAACGTTGCTGAAATGGGAAAAGGGGTTTTTGGCGTTGAGCAGGCAGCGCAGCGCTACTTTCATAAACCTGCCAGCCGTCTGACCCGTTCTGAAGCGGCATTGCTGGCGGCGGTTCTGCCTGCTCCGCTTCATTTCAGGGCTGATGCGCCGTCTGCCTACTTGCGCCAGCGGCAGCAATGGATTTTACGCCAAATGCGTCAGTTAGGCGGGGAAGGCTTTCTGCGTGAACATAAGTTGCAGTGA